The window CAACCCGTCCTTCTCCAGCCGGTGTAGGACAGGGTATAACATGCCATCTGCATATTGAAGGTTGCCATTTGACAATTCCTTGATCTTCTTGATGATCAGGTATCCATAACTATTGCCTTGCCTTAATATGGCAAGGATGATGGGTTTGGTGGTTGCTGCGGTGAGTGTTTTTGAGATCATGACTTATACTAAAAAATTCAATATACATAGAATTACAAAGTATCACGAAATATTTAGTATAAAGTTACGTAAAGCATAAGATTATATATGAATTTCGAGAAAAATCAACTGTAATGGCAACATTGAAATCAAACTTCCGTACCTTTACTTTGAAATACAAAGTACTTTAAATGGAGAAACAGAAGTATATCAGCGACCTGGAAGACATTCGCAACATCATGGACCGCTCCTCCAGGTTCATTTCTCTCAGCGGCTTATCTGGTGTGATTGCAGGCATACTGGCACTGATCGGAGCTGCACTGGCCTATTACACGGTATTTGTGGACCATAATTATTACAGTTACAGGATAGCAATCCTTGACCTAAACACTACGATTACACTTATTTCCATTGCTTCTGCCGTACTTATTCTTTCGATCTCATTCGGTATTTACCTTTCCTGGCGAAAGGCCAAAAAAAATAATCAAGGGATCTGGGACAATCAATCGAAACGACTGATCATCAACTTAATGATCCCATTGGCAACCGGGGGATTAT of the Cytophagales bacterium genome contains:
- a CDS encoding PadR family transcriptional regulator, which codes for MISKTLTAATTKPIILAILRQGNSYGYLIIKKIKELSNGNLQYADGMLYPVLHRLEKDGLIQSKWTMDGGARPRKYYEITELGKAELVSEKEQWHQVTSVLDQLWNVSPKNA